One genomic window of Actinomycetota bacterium includes the following:
- a CDS encoding crotonase/enoyl-CoA hydratase family protein yields MSEVLLTEKRGAVFIMTMNRPEARNALSRELMYEMAEALYEFDTSNELSVAVLTGAGGNFCSGMDLREFAAGSTFDKVSEHPGLNQQPPAKPIIAAVEGYALAGGCEQALCTDIIVASREAKFGIPEVKRGLVAAGGGLYRLPRVMSYPAASLLALTGDIIDAEQANAWGLVSVLAEPGKALDSAVEIAERIAQNGPLALKATKAILAKAASWTDPEFMAWQQTVTGPVFASNDAKEGATAFGEKRAPKWTST; encoded by the coding sequence ATGAGCGAGGTACTACTCACCGAGAAGCGTGGCGCGGTGTTCATCATGACGATGAACCGGCCCGAGGCACGCAATGCGCTCAGCCGCGAATTGATGTACGAAATGGCCGAGGCCCTCTACGAATTCGATACCTCGAACGAACTCTCAGTCGCTGTGCTCACTGGAGCTGGTGGCAACTTCTGCTCTGGCATGGATCTTCGCGAATTCGCAGCCGGATCGACCTTCGACAAGGTCAGCGAGCACCCGGGTCTGAACCAGCAGCCCCCTGCCAAGCCGATCATTGCGGCGGTCGAGGGCTATGCCCTGGCCGGCGGATGCGAGCAGGCGCTGTGCACGGACATCATCGTTGCCTCCCGCGAGGCCAAGTTCGGCATTCCCGAGGTCAAGCGAGGCCTGGTCGCAGCTGGCGGCGGCCTCTACCGGCTCCCGCGCGTGATGAGCTACCCCGCAGCTTCGCTGCTCGCGCTCACAGGCGACATCATCGATGCCGAGCAGGCCAATGCCTGGGGCTTGGTGTCGGTGCTCGCCGAGCCGGGCAAGGCACTGGACTCTGCCGTCGAGATCGCCGAGCGGATTGCGCAGAACGGTCCGCTGGCCTTGAAGGCCACCAAGGCAATCTTGGCCAAGGCCGCCAGCTGGACCGACCCGGAGTTCATGGCCTGGCAGCAGACGGTCACCGGCCCGGTCTTTGCATCCAACGATGCCAAGGAGGGCGCAACTGCCTTCGGCGAGAAGCGCGCACCGAAGTGGACCTCCACCTGA
- a CDS encoding DUF4031 domain-containing protein codes for MALLVDQAHWHWRERMWCHLISDTSLNELHAFAARLGIPERGFQGDHYDLPHDLRAQAIEQGALEVSSKEIILALRTSGLRRRPSPTSLI; via the coding sequence ATGGCACTTTTGGTTGATCAGGCGCATTGGCACTGGCGTGAACGCATGTGGTGCCACCTGATCAGCGATACCTCGTTGAACGAGTTGCACGCATTCGCGGCCAGACTCGGCATTCCCGAGCGCGGATTCCAGGGCGATCACTACGACCTTCCGCACGATCTGCGTGCACAGGCGATCGAGCAAGGCGCACTCGAAGTCAGCAGCAAGGAAATTATCCTTGCACTGCGTACGTCCGGGCTGCGCCGACGCCCATCCCCCACTAGCCTGATTTGA
- a CDS encoding PadR family transcriptional regulator encodes MTEAYPLEFGPWNSRRGAGQHSRKARAMWALMNAQADDNSSAQTPAAEPAQDRGGPQRGHRHGGHRRGSDRQDPWNPRGRGPWGPSRGRRRERGDVRAAILLLLAEQPRHGYEILTELADRSDGQWQPSPGSIYPVLKRLAQDGLVAPSNQDGKRVFTLTDAGRALVAAEGESWGEPWTNPSEADNDGASALWNEGRQLGGAVQQVSQLNDPAQIAATAEILVEARKKIYRLLAD; translated from the coding sequence ATGACTGAGGCTTATCCCCTCGAATTTGGCCCTTGGAACTCCCGTCGTGGAGCCGGCCAGCACAGCCGTAAGGCTCGCGCCATGTGGGCGCTGATGAACGCGCAAGCTGACGACAATTCGTCTGCACAAACCCCAGCGGCCGAACCGGCCCAAGATCGGGGTGGGCCGCAACGCGGCCATCGTCACGGCGGTCATCGCCGTGGATCAGATCGCCAAGACCCTTGGAACCCACGTGGCCGCGGACCTTGGGGTCCCTCGCGCGGACGTCGTCGCGAGCGCGGCGATGTGCGAGCAGCCATCCTGCTCCTGCTGGCCGAGCAGCCCCGTCACGGATACGAGATTCTCACCGAGCTCGCTGACCGCAGCGACGGACAGTGGCAGCCATCTCCAGGCTCCATCTACCCGGTACTCAAGCGACTTGCCCAAGACGGGCTTGTTGCTCCATCAAATCAAGATGGCAAGCGAGTATTCACGCTAACTGATGCTGGGCGAGCACTTGTTGCGGCAGAAGGCGAATCCTGGGGTGAGCCCTGGACCAACCCCTCCGAAGCCGATAACGACGGTGCCAGCGCATTGTGGAATGAGGGTCGCCAGCTGGGCGGCGCTGTGCAGCAAGTCAGTCAGCTCAACGACCCCGCACAGATCGCTGCAACGGCAGAAATCCTCGTCGAGGCGCGCAAGAAGATCTATCGCCTGCTCGCAGATTAA
- a CDS encoding VOC family protein, giving the protein MAVTLNPYLNWRGNARAAMEFYHSIFGGELTMSTYSEAGMEVDPSEVNQLMHSQLISDSGLVLMGSDAPMHIEGTHGSAFSVSLSGPDEDILRTYWDGLAVGASIEQPLTTAPWGDTFGMLVDQFGINWMVNILAEHG; this is encoded by the coding sequence ATGGCCGTCACCCTGAATCCATATTTGAACTGGCGAGGAAATGCTCGTGCGGCGATGGAGTTCTATCACTCAATCTTCGGCGGAGAGTTGACGATGAGCACTTACAGCGAGGCTGGCATGGAGGTCGACCCTTCAGAGGTCAATCAGCTCATGCACTCCCAACTCATCAGCGACAGCGGACTGGTGCTCATGGGTTCCGATGCGCCAATGCACATCGAGGGGACCCATGGCAGTGCATTTTCGGTTTCCTTGAGTGGGCCGGACGAAGATATTCTGCGCACCTACTGGGATGGGCTCGCAGTGGGGGCAAGCATTGAGCAGCCGTTGACCACTGCTCCATGGGGTGACACCTTTGGGATGCTCGTCGACCAGTTCGGCATCAACTGGATGGTCAACATCCTCGCCGAGCACGGCTGA